The Onychomys torridus chromosome 4, mOncTor1.1, whole genome shotgun sequence DNA window CCCAGGCCTGCCTCACAATAACCAGACTTTTAGAACTGCCACCGTCTTTCTAAAAACTCCCACCCTGTACCACAACGCTCTTATTTCTGCCCCACGTTGGTTGCCCCTATCATAGGATCTTTAAGATTTACAAATCTATCCTGGATCCCTAGGCTAACCACAGACCCAAATCAAAACCTTTTCTTGTCTACTCTTGAGATTATCTTCAGCTTACCCTGTCCCACAGGCAGGCAGCCCTGGAAGTCACTGCTCGATATTGCAGCCGGGAGCTGGATCAGTATGGACAATGTGTGGCAGCCAAGCCTGAATCTTGGCATCGGGATTGTCACCACCTTAAGATGAGCATTGCCCGCTGCACATCCTCCCAGTGAGTGTAAAACTGGGGCCAGAGGGTGCCAGGCAGAGGGGTGTGAATGCTCCGGGTCTGAAATGCCCTCCTCCCACAGCCCCATCATCCGCCAGATCCGCCAGGCCTGCGCTGAACCTTTTGAAGCTTTTGAGGAGTGTCTTCGCCTGAATGAGGCAGCGGTTGGCAACTGTGCCGAACACATGCGCCGCTTCCTGCAGTGTGCTGAGCAGGTGCAGCCTTCAAGTTCACCCACAACTGGAGAGGTAAAGGAGGCTCACTAGATCATCTTTTCCCCTCCACAACTCCCTTCATTTTCTTGCTCAAAGTAAATACCTTTAAGTCCTAGCCACACCTGATTCCCACACATGCCTTGGCTGTGAATCCAGAACCCAAAGCGCGGTTCTCTGCCCCAAGTCGCAGCCTCTGCTTTAGTCTAACCATCTTTCACACCCCTCCTCTGCCAGGGCACCTGCGCCAGCCTTCTCCCTGGCTTGCCCGAACCTCTTGCTTCCAAATAGTGACCTGAATTCGGGTCACATTGCACCCTTGCTTAAAACTCTCCAGTGGTTTCCCCTTCAGACTGGGAACAAGTCCCTGATTCTTACTGGGTCCCTTGTGTTCTTCCCTTCCTTGCCCATTTTATCCTCTTCATGGCTTTCAGCTGTACTGGTGGGGGTAAGGGATGAGGTGGAggggtttcacacacacacacacacacacacacacacacacacacaaatgatctTAATGTACacaatacataaacacatatacagtaTATCTGAGATAATAAAATTATTGATTGGGCAATTAGAAAAGGTCTTAACATGCTCTGGGATTGGCAGAAATGGAAGAGTGAGAAACACTCCTTTGGATGTTTCCTGCTGGACCACTCCAATGGGAAAATTCACACCTTTAACCACCCTCCTCCGAGCACCTCTCATGGGGTCCTCAGTCCCTGCAACTCTGGGCTTCAGTGTCTTCTGGGCTTCTGTGTTGGTCCATCtacactttctaatccttccccTGTGATGGTCCCAGAGTGTTCTCAGAGGAAATCTTATCAAGTTTGCTTCTCCATGGAAACCTCTCTGTGATTTCACTTCTACTAGACTGGTTCTGATCTCCAATGCAACCTGATTCTAGATGACTCTGGTCCCCCCTCTTCCATCCTCCACCTTCCagccc harbors:
- the Chchd5 gene encoding coiled-coil-helix-coiled-coil-helix domain-containing protein 5 isoform X1; amino-acid sequence: MQAALEVTARYCSRELDQYGQCVAAKPESWHRDCHHLKMSIARCTSSHPIIRQIRQACAEPFEAFEECLRLNEAAVGNCAEHMRRFLQCAEQVQPSSSPTTGEAQPLPAS
- the Chchd5 gene encoding coiled-coil-helix-coiled-coil-helix domain-containing protein 5 isoform X2, which translates into the protein MSIARCTSSHPIIRQIRQACAEPFEAFEECLRLNEAAVGNCAEHMRRFLQCAEQVQPSSSPTTGEAQPLPAS